From the Montipora capricornis isolate CH-2021 chromosome 2, ASM3666992v2, whole genome shotgun sequence genome, one window contains:
- the LOC138038842 gene encoding uncharacterized protein, with translation MANASVKIPDDGRYVRYHKYESIRIEWSNHFKNKYAKQEPIVQAFFKNFHLNHQGFQFVVAELFDGTTHVLVESGKYLKIKDELEKITGRSLPDVSNISEVKVKERARSFRNSQSHRDFSLSLKMANDKIKARRKEDAKKSVGQLRRFLQTKPNARMMTFDVETYENDHSVILEIGFAVGSLARPEDDEKAFHFIIRENSHFVNKDYVPDNREKFSFGTSERMSLKEAAGRFLQHIKDVDFLVTHSGAHDEAYLASSGISLEGKPMFDTQLLALALLTSGTAVFGLKRLLSDLAIPFDENILHNGGNDAVYTMKLFRALAKKI, from the exons ATGGCAAACGCTTCTGTAAAGATACCCGATGATGGAAGATATGTTCGCTACCACAAGTACGAGTCCATTCGTATAGAGTGGAGCAATCATTTCAAAAACAAGTATGCTAAACAAGAGCCCATCGTGCAGgctttcttcaaaaattttcaTCTTAACCATCAAGGATTTCAATTCGTTGTTGCTGAGCTGTTTGATGGGACAACTCACGTTCTTGTCGAGTCAGGAAAATATCTCAAGATCAAAGACGAACTGGAGAAGATAACAGGAAGGAGCTTGCCCGATGTGTCGAACATCTCAGAGGTGAAGGTGAAGGAGAGAGCAAGATCATTTCGCAACTCTCAATCACACAGGGATTTTTCTCTCTCCCTGAAGATGGCGAATGACAAAATCAAAGCAAG GAGAAAGGAAGATGCCAAAAAGAGTGTTGGGCAGCTACGCCGCTTCCTACAAACTAAACCAAACGCGCGTATGATGACGTTTGATGTGGAAACGTATGAAAATGACCACAGCGTAATTCTTGAAATCGGCTTCGCCGTCGGTTCCTTGGCCAGACCAGAAGACGACGAGAAAGCGTTTCATTTCATTATCAGAGAAAACAGCCATTTTGTAAACAAGGATTACGTTCCTGATAACAGAGAGAAGTTTAGCTTTGGAACTTCAGAGCGCATGTCCCTTAAAGAGGCCGCTGGAAGGTTCCTGCAGCATATCAAGGATGTGGATTTCTTGGTGACTCACTCGGGAGCCCATGATGAAGCGTACCTTGCCAGTTCCGGCATCTCGTTGGAAGGAAAGCCCATGTTTGACACTCAGCTCCTTGCCTTAGCACTGCTAACCAGCGGAACGGCTGTCTTCGGTCTCAAGCGCCTGCTGAGTGACCTGGCAATTCCGTTTGATGAAAACATTCTCCATAACGGTGGAAACGACGCAGTTTATACCATGAAGCTATTTCGTGCTCTCGCCAAGAAGATTTAA